In the Streptomyces sp. NBC_00193 genome, ACCGCATCACCGACGTGCTCGGCAAGACCGTAGTGCCCATGCTGAACGTCCTCATCGAGACCTCGGGCGAGCAGCGCCGCGAGCTGATCTCCCTCCGGGAGGACGTCCAGCAGATCCAGATGAAGCTCGTCGAGCACGACCTCCAGATCAGCCGGCTCCAGCGGGGCCAGGACGTCCGGGCCCTCACCGGAGTCATCGGCACGATCGACGCCATGAACTGGAAGGAGTTCGAGCTGCACGTCGCAGAGCTGCTCCGCCGCGACGGGTGCACCGACGTGGAGGTGTACGGCGGGCACGGCGGCGACCGCGGGGTCGACATCACCGCCAAGACGGCCGACGGGCGGACGGTCGCCGTGCAGTGCAAGAACTTCGCGCCCTTCCGGCACGTGCTCAGCGGCGAGATGCAGAAGTTCCTCGGCTCCTCCAAGGTGCTCCACCAGGCCGACGTGGCCCTCTACGTGGCCACCTGCGCCTTCACCCGCGAGTCCCTGGCCATCGCCGCCCAGGGGGGCGTCACGGCCGTCCACAGGGGGCTTCTGGAGGCCTGGAGCGCCGGAGTCCGGCTCCAGGTGCTGCGCTGAGTTCAGCGCAGCTCCGCGGGAAGGCTCCGCTTCGCGTCGACCTTTTCCGTGCGGACCAGCTCGCCCC is a window encoding:
- a CDS encoding restriction endonuclease; protein product: MINESVLLESRTLRTSVLERTDVLDRVKALSLLPDGLHVTTAMVAAYYEVAETAIRQLIQRHRDELTGNGMAVLRGSELQDFESDNLSPSKRRSLTIYSRRAVLNVGMLLRDSEVARQVRTYLLDAEHEVRTHPVDNLVHRVTWGNLHERIDNRITDVLGKTVVPMLNVLIETSGEQRRELISLREDVQQIQMKLVEHDLQISRLQRGQDVRALTGVIGTIDAMNWKEFELHVAELLRRDGCTDVEVYGGHGGDRGVDITAKTADGRTVAVQCKNFAPFRHVLSGEMQKFLGSSKVLHQADVALYVATCAFTRESLAIAAQGGVTAVHRGLLEAWSAGVRLQVLR